The following are from one region of the Nymphaea colorata isolate Beijing-Zhang1983 chromosome 7, ASM883128v2, whole genome shotgun sequence genome:
- the LOC116257999 gene encoding probable LRR receptor-like serine/threonine-protein kinase At1g74360: MIVFWPQLVGVVLLVFVAAVVVDGSSLQSDKDALIDLKRFLQQNNAAHWGKYEQWREGDASPCGWSGIVCTGSRVTGIDLSNSMPQTQGMLYPHFSSLTALASLDLSGNAFSGPIPADLGQCASLRYLNLSYNILESGLDVSRLVNLETLDVTVNRLNGTINATFPLNCSSLVAVNLSSNWFTGDINGCFDRCTRLQKLDLSSNFFSGPLWQGFARLKEFSVSENNHIYGVFSSQAFAGGCELVVLDLSENEIGGTIPAEIARCRGLAVLNLWGNKLSGKIPTEIGLLKELRVFNLGNNSFHPDIPVSLVNCSKLSFLDLSRNNFSGDVPKTIGEFRQIKTLALHGNSFTGGIVSSGLLKIPNLTRLDLSSNKFSGDLPVELTQVSSLKYLILSNNSFSGSIPPEFGNLTGLQALDISYNNLTGTIPPEIGKLTSLLWLMLAQNMLTGEIPREIGNCSSLLWLNLADNMLSGALPVELSMIGTNAEKTFAFNRQNLVDPIGSGECLVMKRWIPAMYQPFSFVYTLLTRKSCRGLWDSVLRGEPLFPICVRDGDKVKTELAVSGYLQLTGNNLSGQIPPSLSNMKRLSLINLGYNNLSGSLPPEIGRIPLKVLNLTYNSISGRIPDELGDLTCLEILDLSFNNFSGEFPSAALSRLHQLNKLNVSFNKLLTGTVTMAGQLLTFDNDSFIGDPLLCVLSRPDSAACHHTSQLPIAPQPLDRRRLPRPPRRTIISLVLPALSLGIILCAILVLIFCHVARPSDDAPVVEMALVGKKMADDSAGCSSSSQPSSSSDPVKVFRLDKTAFTYTDILFATEHFSERRVVGSGGFGKVYRGVLPDGREVAVKKLLREGAEAEKEFRAEMEVLSGGEMGWRHPNLVALYGWCLFGAEKLLVYEYIPGGSLEEAISVGRLGGWRRRVEMAEGVARALVYLHHECYPAVVHRDVKSSNVLLDAEGRARVTDFGLARVMGPGDSHVSTVIAGSVGYVAPEYGQTWRATTKGDVYSYGVLLMELVTGRKAIGGVEGDRTEGACLVEWVKGLEAGPAGLRKAVDTAIEWGDGYGRMARVLELALWCTAEIPQRRPDMKEVLATLVEIRGGSRSPTSPSR; this comes from the coding sequence ATGATCGTGTTCTGGCCGCAGCTCGTCGGCGTCGTGCTGCTCGTCTTTGTCGCCGCGGTGGTCGTGGATGGGAGCTCTCTTCAGTCGGACAAGGACGCACTGATCGACCTCAAGCGGTTCCTCCAACAAAACAACGCCGCGCACTGGGGAAAGTATGAGCAGTGGCGCGAGGGCGACGCTTCGCCTTGCGGTTGGTCGGGGATCGTGTGCACGGGAAGCAGGGTCACCGGGATCGACCTCTCCAACTCCATGCCGCAGACGCAGGGGATGCTTTACCCGCACTTCTCCTCGCTCACGGCGCTCGCTTCCCTCGATCTCTCCGGCAACGCCTTCAGCGGACCGATTCCGGCGGACCTCGGGCAGTGCGCGTCGCTCCGCTACCTCAACCTCTCGTACAACATCCTTGAATCGGGGCTTGATGTCTCCCGGCTCGTGAACCTCGAGACGCTCGACGTCACCGTGAACCGGCTCAACGGCACCATCAATGCGACCTTCCCGCTCAACTGCAGCAGCCTCGTTGCGGTTAACCTCTCCAGTAACTGGTTTACCGGCGACATTAACGGTTGTTTCGATCGGTGCACGCGGCTCCAGAAACTTGACCTCAGTTCCAATTTTTTCAGTGGACCGCTGTGGCAGGGGTTCGCACGGCTTAAGGAATTCTCCGTCTCGGAGAACAATCACATCTACGGCGTCTTCTCCTCGCAGGCATTCGCCGGCGGATGCGAGCTCGTAGTGTTGGACCTTTCGGAGAATGAGATTGGGGGCACCATTCCTGCTGAAATTGCAAGATGTCGTGGACTGGCAGTGCTGAATTTGTGGGGGAACAAGCTCTCTGGGAAGATACCGACTGAGATCGGCCTTCTGAAAGAGCTCCGTGTGTTCAACTTAGGGAACAACAGCTTTCATCCTGATATCCCTGTGAGCCTCGTGAATTGTTCCAAATTGTCGTTTCTAGACCTCAGCAGGAACAACTTCTCCGGGGATGTCCCGAAGACGATTGGAGAATTCCGGCAGATCAAGACCCTAGCCCTCCATGGAAACTCTTTCACGGGTGGTATCGTCTCCTCCGGCCTTCTGAAAATTCCCAACCTAACGCGGCTCGACCTAAGCTCCAATAAGTTTTCCGGTGACCTTCCGGTGGAACTCACCCAAGTCTCGAGCTTAAAGTACCTCATCCTCTCGAATAACTCCTTTTCCGGGAGCATCCCCCCGGAGTTCGGCAACCTCACGGGGCTCCAAGCCCTTGATATCTCCTACAACAACCTGACAGGAACGATCCCGCCCGAGATTGGAAAATTAACGTCGCTATTGTGGTTGATGCTAGCTCAGAACATGCTCACAGGCGAGATCCCTCGAGAGATTGGCAACTGTAGCAGCCTGTTGTGGCTGAACCTCGCCGACAACATGCTTTCTGGCGCTCTCCCTGTTGAGCTATCCATGATTGGGACCAACGCCGAGAAGACTTTCGCCTTCAACAGGCAGAACCTCGTCGACCCTATCGGTTCCGGTGAGTGCCTCGTGATGAAGCGATGGATTCCGGCGATGTACCAGCCGTTCAGCTTCGTGTACACTCTCCTTACCAGGAAGAGTTGTAGGGGATTATGGGACAGCGTCCTCAGAGGCGAACCGCTCTTTCCCATCTGCGTGAGAGACGGCGACAAGGTCAAAACAGAACTGGCCGTCTCCGGCTACCTGCAACTCACTGGGAATAACTTATCCGGACAGATTCCACCTTCTTTATCGAACATGAAGAGGCTTAGCCTAATTAATCTCGGGTACAACAACCTCTCCGGCAGCCTTCCACCGGAGATTGGAAGGATTCCGCTAAAAGTACTAAACCTCACGTACAACAGCATCTCTGGCCGGATCCCGGACGAGCTAGGCGACCTCACTTGCTTGGAGATTCTGGACCTCTCCTTCAACAACTTCTCCGGGGAGTTTCCATCTGCCGCGCTGTCTCGCCTCCACCAGTTGAACAAGCTCAACGTCTCGTTCAACAAGCTGCTCACCGGCACCGTGACGATGGCGGGACAGCTCCTCACCTTCGACAACGATTCGTTCATCGGTGACCCTCTTCTTTGCGTCCTTTCGCGCCCCGATTCCGCGGCTTGCCACCACACCTCTCAGCTCCCGATCGCGCCGCAGCCGTTGGATCGCCGGAGGTTGCCGAGGCCGCCAAGGAGAACGATCATCTCGCTGGTCCTGCCGGCCCTCAGCCTGGGCATCATTCTCTGCGCGATCCTCGTTCTCATTTTCTGTCACGTCGCCCGTCCCTCCGACGACGCCCCAGTAGTCGAGATGGCGCTCGTGGGCAAGAAGATGGCCGACGACTCCGCGGGTTGCTCCTCCTCGTCCCAGCCTTCCAGCAGCTCCGACCCGGTAAAGGTCTTTCGCCTGGACAAGACAGCCTTCACCTACACGGACATCCTGTTCGCCACTGAGCATTTCTCAGAAAGGAGGGTCGTCGGGAGCGGCGGCTTCGGGAAGGTATACAGGGGAGTGCTCCCGGACGGCAGGGAGGTCGCGGTGAAAAAGCTGCTGCGGGAGGGGGCGGAGGCGGAGAAGGAGTTCCGCGCCGAGATGGAGGTACTCAGCGGCGGCGAGATGGGGTGGCGCCACCCTAACCTGGTGGCGCTCTACGGGTGGTGCCTCTTCGGCGCGGAGAAGCTCCTGGTCTACGAATACATACCGGGAGGGAGCTTGGAAGAGGCGATATCCGTCGGACGACTTGGAGGGTGGCGCCGGCGGGTGGAGATGGCGGAAGGGGTGGCGCGAGCGCTGGTCTACCTCCACCACGAGTGTTACCCGGCGGTGGTGCACCGGGACGTGAAGTCGAGCAACGTGCTGCTGGACGCGGAGGGAAGGGCAAGGGTCACGGACTTCGGGCTCGCGCGGGTGATGGGGCCCGGGGATAGCCACGTTAGCACGGTCATCGCGGGGTCCGTGGGGTACGTGGCGCCGGAATACGGACAGACGTGGAGGGCCACCACGAAGGGCGATGTGTATAGCTACGGGGTGCTGCTGATGGAGCTGGTGACGGGGCGGAAGGCGATCGGAGGGGTGGAGGGCGACCGGACGGAGGGGGCGTGCCTGGTGGAATGGGTGAAGGGGCTGGAGGCGGGGCCGGCCGGGCTGAGGAAGGCTGTGGACACTGCCATCGAATGGGGGGATGGCTACGGCCGGATGGCGAGGGTGCTGGAGCTGGCGCTGTGGTGTACGGCGGAGATCCCGCAGCGGCGGCCGGACATGAAGGAGGTGCTGGCGACGCTGGTGGAGATCAGGGGCGGGTCCCGTTCACCAACCTCGCCTTCCAGATAG